One stretch of Amycolatopsis tolypomycina DNA includes these proteins:
- a CDS encoding helix-turn-helix domain-containing protein, whose amino-acid sequence MSQPRPALASRLRELRKEHWPDVEITQKQLATAFELSTGLLSSWENTGRPVTPPPARLDTYATFFATHRSVEGQEFQVLSVDELDDEERARREELLRELNELRDKTDEGAAQPEFVGDNLWRFPENQDIVIVCARLPQDLAHQKYSNPLNPDYVQMYTYADPDALLELYGHVRACNPASRVTYRTTDQQTPLTADEYTEHLVLLGGVDWNPLTKELFDLVNLPVKQVERDDDAGQHGGFEVQTGDRTELFRAELGPDDRLLSDVAHFYHGISPFNRLRTVTVCNGMYGRGTLGAVRALTDVRFRDRNQAYLNRRFGDEESFSIITRVRVFNNQGLTPDWSLAENRLHEWPEKSTT is encoded by the coding sequence GTGTCCCAGCCTCGCCCTGCACTGGCCAGCCGCCTCCGGGAGCTGCGCAAGGAGCACTGGCCAGACGTCGAGATCACGCAGAAGCAACTGGCCACGGCCTTCGAGCTGAGCACCGGTCTCCTCTCGTCATGGGAGAACACCGGACGGCCGGTGACGCCGCCGCCGGCTCGCCTCGACACCTACGCCACTTTCTTCGCGACGCACCGATCGGTCGAAGGCCAGGAGTTCCAGGTGCTCTCCGTGGACGAGCTGGACGACGAGGAGCGGGCTCGTCGCGAAGAGCTACTCAGGGAACTGAACGAGCTTCGCGACAAGACCGACGAAGGCGCAGCACAGCCCGAGTTCGTGGGCGACAACCTGTGGCGGTTCCCCGAAAACCAGGACATCGTCATCGTCTGCGCGAGGCTGCCCCAGGACCTGGCGCACCAGAAGTACTCCAACCCCCTGAACCCCGACTACGTCCAGATGTACACCTACGCCGACCCGGACGCCCTGCTCGAGCTGTACGGGCACGTTCGTGCCTGCAACCCGGCCAGCCGGGTGACCTACCGGACCACCGACCAGCAAACGCCGCTCACCGCGGACGAGTACACGGAACACCTCGTCCTCCTCGGTGGCGTGGACTGGAACCCCCTGACCAAGGAGCTGTTCGACTTGGTCAACCTGCCCGTGAAGCAGGTCGAACGCGACGACGACGCCGGCCAGCACGGGGGGTTCGAAGTCCAGACGGGAGACCGGACCGAGCTGTTCAGGGCGGAGCTCGGTCCGGACGACCGCCTGTTGTCCGACGTCGCCCACTTTTACCACGGCATCAGCCCGTTCAACCGGCTGCGCACGGTCACGGTGTGCAACGGGATGTACGGCCGCGGCACGCTCGGCGCGGTCCGCGCCCTGACCGACGTCCGGTTCCGCGACCGCAACCAGGCCTATTTGAACCGCCGGTTCGGGGACGAAGAATCCTTCAGCATCATCACCCGCGTGCGCGTCTTCAACAACCAGGGACTCACGCCGGACTGGAGCCTCGCCGAGAACCGTCTCCACGAATGGCCTGAGAAGAGCACGACCTGA
- a CDS encoding GNAT family N-acetyltransferase, producing MTGTQLVRLGEADLPPLSDPRRSRGSLAHDDQFVIRPAHQLDLVALSSVGDRRYYADRLARQAASLGVLLTAWHSDRPVGDVYLWLEEAEEQPINRRLSGVPLLTHLIVREEARNRGIGSALIAAVENHVVALEHSRLALAVRTDNSEAARLYDRLGYRDWEWGPVVCHAERTLASGRIVLEPETCNVLVKNLG from the coding sequence GTGACCGGGACTCAACTCGTCCGGCTCGGCGAGGCCGATCTGCCGCCGCTGAGCGATCCGCGCCGAAGCCGCGGATCCCTGGCCCATGACGACCAGTTCGTCATCCGGCCCGCCCATCAGCTCGACCTGGTTGCTCTGTCCTCGGTGGGGGACCGTCGCTATTACGCGGATCGGCTCGCCCGGCAGGCGGCAAGCCTCGGTGTCCTGCTGACAGCATGGCATTCCGATCGGCCGGTCGGTGATGTCTACCTGTGGCTGGAAGAAGCGGAAGAGCAACCGATCAATCGCCGGCTGTCCGGGGTTCCGTTGCTGACCCACTTGATCGTCCGCGAGGAGGCGCGCAACCGGGGAATCGGCAGTGCGCTGATCGCGGCGGTCGAGAACCACGTCGTCGCGCTCGAGCATTCTCGGTTGGCCCTTGCCGTGCGCACGGACAACAGCGAAGCGGCTCGGCTCTACGACCGCCTCGGTTACCGGGATTGGGAATGGGGCCCGGTCGTCTGCCACGCGGAGAGAACCCTTGCCTCGGGGCGGATCGTGCTGGAACCGGAAACGTGCAACGTGCTGGTGAAGAACCTCGGGTGA
- a CDS encoding thiamine-phosphate kinase produces the protein MSGTTELTLGDLGERGIQEKVFQPRYGLTEGFGDDSAFLAEVKSPAELVATTDSCPTPLVNLLGEPDLYHAGWLLATINLSDLAAAGAEPLGLVVNYTLPKATTVREFERLLEGVDACCRAHGTKVAGGDIRDGAAMQLTATAIGRCAPGSRLGRSGALAGDRLLLVGSPGYLWAAALLATGQATLPERDRDEVWHRACRPTAQLKAGRRLATTGLAHAAMDVSDGLFATVRTLCEANGLGAAITEDFELDAPVASVAEQSGLTPFALAQTWGDWGLVVVIRPGDVDQVKKTLREEGIAAQEIGELTTDGQLTSGPENEPWQGIAQERFSATSWHGGELSTLITEVLGDGRNPRVHGTGNAVYGS, from the coding sequence ATGTCCGGCACAACTGAGCTCACCCTCGGTGACCTGGGCGAGCGGGGTATCCAGGAGAAGGTCTTCCAGCCGCGGTACGGCTTGACGGAGGGCTTCGGCGACGACAGCGCGTTCCTGGCCGAGGTGAAGAGCCCGGCCGAGCTGGTCGCGACGACCGACAGCTGCCCGACACCCCTGGTCAACCTCCTCGGCGAGCCGGATCTCTACCACGCGGGCTGGCTGCTGGCGACGATCAACCTGTCCGACCTGGCCGCGGCCGGAGCCGAGCCGCTGGGCCTGGTCGTCAACTACACCCTGCCGAAGGCGACGACGGTCCGGGAGTTCGAGCGCCTCCTCGAGGGCGTGGACGCGTGCTGCCGCGCGCACGGAACCAAGGTCGCCGGCGGCGACATCCGCGACGGTGCGGCGATGCAGCTGACGGCCACGGCGATCGGCCGATGCGCGCCGGGCAGCAGGCTCGGCCGGTCCGGTGCGCTCGCGGGCGACCGTCTGCTGCTGGTCGGCTCACCCGGCTACCTGTGGGCGGCGGCCCTGCTGGCCACCGGCCAGGCCACGCTCCCGGAACGGGACCGGGACGAGGTGTGGCACCGAGCCTGCCGCCCGACGGCCCAGCTGAAGGCGGGCCGCCGACTGGCGACGACCGGCCTCGCCCACGCGGCGATGGACGTCTCCGACGGATTGTTCGCCACGGTCCGCACACTGTGCGAAGCGAACGGCCTCGGCGCGGCGATCACGGAGGACTTCGAGCTGGACGCCCCGGTGGCTTCGGTGGCCGAGCAGTCCGGGCTGACACCGTTCGCACTGGCCCAGACCTGGGGCGACTGGGGCCTGGTCGTCGTGATCCGACCCGGCGACGTCGACCAGGTGAAGAAGACACTGCGGGAAGAAGGCATTGCGGCACAGGAGATCGGAGAGCTCACCACGGACGGGCAGCTCACGTCGGGACCGGAGAACGAGCCTTGGCAGGGGATCGCCCAGGAGAGGTTTTCGGCCACCTCGTGGCACGGCGGTGAACTGTCCACATTGATCACCGAGGTGCTCGGCGACGGCCGCAATCCCCGGGTACACGGCACCGGCAATGCCGTGTACGGTTCGTGA
- the dcd gene encoding dCTP deaminase gives MTSVELKVQLEEAMERGVLTDRAIRRARGTGELRVEPFDDALVRPAALSLRLGHEAFTLAATGPVDVADRSTHPELVPKELDAHGRLAIEPGEVVLAPTLEKIGLSENLVGLVDGTSDYARLGISVVLCGQVSPGFGRDTGAVLTLEIVNHLRQPVLLYPGARICNLMLFASSGSELPYGEMPHNYSNDHAVVASRLADHVRHN, from the coding sequence ATGACGTCCGTGGAGCTGAAAGTCCAGCTCGAAGAGGCCATGGAGCGCGGCGTGCTGACCGACCGGGCCATCCGGCGGGCTCGCGGGACCGGGGAGCTGCGGGTGGAGCCGTTCGACGACGCGCTCGTGCGCCCGGCCGCGCTCAGCCTTCGCCTCGGGCACGAGGCGTTCACCCTGGCGGCGACCGGGCCGGTCGACGTCGCGGACCGGTCGACCCACCCCGAACTGGTGCCGAAGGAGCTGGACGCCCACGGACGCCTGGCCATCGAGCCCGGCGAGGTCGTGCTCGCGCCGACCCTGGAGAAGATCGGCCTCTCCGAGAACCTGGTGGGCTTGGTCGACGGAACGAGCGACTACGCGAGGCTCGGCATCAGCGTGGTGCTGTGCGGCCAGGTCAGCCCCGGTTTCGGGCGCGACACCGGAGCCGTGCTGACCCTGGAAATCGTCAACCACCTACGGCAGCCGGTGCTGTTGTATCCCGGGGCCCGGATCTGCAACTTGATGCTGTTCGCTTCGAGCGGCAGCGAGCTGCCCTACGGCGAGATGCCGCACAACTACTCGAACGACCACGCGGTCGTCGCGTCCCGATTGGCGGATCATGTCCGGCACAACTGA
- a CDS encoding helix-turn-helix transcriptional regulator, giving the protein MTVKQVGAELRRLREAAGQTQADVARIVGVSRANLTQWETGRYLPSVENARLLDNHFRPTNSLVELVESARSTTSAPAGVLTTGGSLLEVFRRAGATLAGELIRDENGRAVGWRHNLQKRGEHTTLATAYGVSAMAVLGEPYIDLHTVVEGLYARRSEFGWQGRSAGRRPEVTAAVVDALFQVSTVLSAEEALTHLEHSLDNDYSRTRPFLLATVLRTAARIGPDARLTRRLTDDLLAVRLDHDGVRLWGEKKEPRLVAPEPTTAHTARAVVALRELLRAGEDRADVREAVEVGTQWLVDRTHPDDGMMEDLALPQPGQRAVPVNIKHFTSAWVVQALAEAPKVPTVRLNRALGSLWERYEAGLGLWAWGSGDLPIWMTLDAVTALRAAALAFAAPPFLPPTVAE; this is encoded by the coding sequence GTGACTGTCAAGCAGGTGGGTGCCGAGTTGCGGCGGCTGCGCGAGGCCGCCGGGCAGACCCAGGCGGACGTGGCCCGGATCGTCGGCGTGAGCCGGGCCAACCTGACGCAGTGGGAGACCGGGCGTTATCTGCCGTCGGTGGAGAACGCCCGGCTGCTGGACAATCACTTCAGGCCGACGAATTCCCTGGTGGAGCTGGTCGAATCCGCCCGGTCGACGACCTCGGCGCCCGCCGGGGTGCTGACCACGGGTGGCTCCCTGCTCGAAGTCTTCCGGCGGGCAGGCGCTACTCTCGCCGGGGAGCTGATCCGCGACGAGAACGGTCGTGCGGTCGGCTGGCGCCACAACCTCCAGAAGCGGGGCGAGCACACGACGCTGGCCACGGCCTACGGGGTCAGCGCCATGGCCGTGTTGGGTGAGCCCTACATCGACCTACATACGGTTGTCGAGGGCCTCTACGCGAGGCGGTCCGAGTTCGGCTGGCAGGGCCGGTCCGCGGGACGCCGTCCGGAGGTCACCGCGGCGGTCGTCGACGCGCTGTTCCAGGTCAGCACCGTTCTCTCGGCCGAAGAAGCCCTGACACACCTCGAGCATTCCCTCGACAACGACTACAGCCGGACCCGGCCCTTCCTGCTCGCCACGGTCCTGCGCACCGCGGCCCGGATCGGGCCGGACGCTCGGCTGACCCGCCGGCTCACGGATGACCTCCTGGCGGTCCGGCTCGACCACGACGGCGTCCGGCTGTGGGGCGAAAAGAAAGAACCGAGGCTGGTGGCACCCGAACCGACCACGGCGCACACCGCGCGGGCCGTGGTGGCACTGCGGGAACTCCTGCGCGCCGGCGAGGATCGCGCCGACGTCCGGGAGGCCGTCGAGGTGGGCACGCAGTGGCTCGTCGACCGCACCCACCCGGACGACGGCATGATGGAAGACCTCGCTCTCCCGCAACCGGGGCAGCGAGCCGTACCGGTGAACATCAAGCATTTCACTTCCGCATGGGTCGTCCAGGCCCTGGCCGAGGCACCGAAGGTGCCGACCGTCCGGCTGAACCGCGCGCTCGGCTCTCTGTGGGAACGCTACGAAGCCGGTCTCGGCCTGTGGGCCTGGGGCAGTGGCGACCTCCCCATCTGGATGACTCTCGACGCCGTCACCGCCCTGCGCGCAGCTGCGCTGGCGTTCGCGGCACCGCCGTTCCTCCCACCGACAGTCGCAGAATAG
- a CDS encoding bifunctional glycosyltransferase family 2/GtrA family protein, translating to MTATAPASRPGTVPVDLAGPQPVLDVVIPVYNEETDLEPCLRRLHAHLAEHVSYPYRITVADNASTDATLQVAERLAREFPEVVVHHLDEKGRGRALNTVWQASDAAVLAYMDVDLSTDLAALGPLVAPLLSGHSDLAIGSRLARGARVVRGPKREFISRCYNLILRSTLAARFSDAQCGFKAIRADVARELLPHVEDTGWFFDTELLVLAQRAGLRIHEVPVDWVDDPDSSVNILRTATADLKGIARVTKATFTGEIPISRLREQLGRQPIGVDAPGVPPRLVTQLVRFAAIGVSSTLAYLVLFLLLRTVVGAQPANFAALLVTAIGNTALNRRLTFGIRGRAGAGRHQFEGLIVFGLGLALTSGALALLHGSTTAGLVLELTVLVLANLAATVLRFLLLRGWVFNPRRQTTSPKEY from the coding sequence ATGACAGCCACCGCCCCCGCATCGCGGCCCGGGACCGTGCCGGTCGATCTGGCCGGTCCGCAGCCCGTTCTCGACGTCGTCATCCCGGTCTACAACGAAGAGACCGACCTCGAACCGTGCCTCCGCCGGCTGCACGCGCACCTGGCCGAACACGTCTCCTACCCGTACCGGATCACCGTCGCCGACAACGCGAGCACCGACGCGACGCTGCAGGTGGCCGAACGGCTCGCCCGGGAGTTCCCCGAGGTCGTCGTCCACCACCTCGACGAGAAGGGCCGCGGCCGCGCGCTCAACACCGTCTGGCAGGCCTCCGACGCCGCCGTGCTCGCCTACATGGACGTCGATCTCTCCACCGACCTCGCCGCGCTCGGGCCGCTCGTCGCGCCGCTGCTGTCCGGGCACTCCGACCTCGCCATCGGCAGCAGGCTCGCCCGGGGGGCGCGAGTGGTGCGGGGCCCGAAACGCGAGTTCATCTCCCGCTGCTACAACCTGATCCTCCGCTCGACGCTCGCCGCCAGGTTCAGTGACGCGCAGTGCGGCTTCAAGGCCATCCGCGCCGACGTCGCCCGCGAACTGCTGCCGCACGTCGAAGACACCGGCTGGTTCTTCGACACCGAGCTGCTCGTGCTGGCGCAGCGGGCCGGGCTGCGGATCCACGAGGTGCCCGTCGACTGGGTCGACGACCCGGATTCGTCGGTCAACATCCTGCGCACCGCCACCGCGGACCTCAAGGGCATCGCCCGCGTCACCAAGGCCACCTTCACCGGGGAGATCCCGATCAGCAGGCTGCGCGAGCAGCTCGGCAGGCAGCCGATCGGCGTCGACGCGCCGGGCGTGCCGCCGCGGCTGGTGACGCAGCTGGTGCGGTTCGCCGCCATCGGCGTCAGCAGCACGCTCGCCTACCTCGTGCTGTTCCTGCTGCTGCGGACGGTCGTCGGCGCGCAGCCGGCGAACTTCGCCGCGCTGCTGGTGACCGCGATCGGGAACACCGCGCTGAACCGGCGGCTCACCTTCGGCATCCGCGGCCGCGCCGGCGCCGGGCGGCACCAGTTCGAAGGGCTGATCGTGTTCGGCCTCGGGCTCGCGCTCACCAGCGGCGCGCTGGCCCTGCTGCACGGGTCCACCACCGCCGGCCTCGTCCTGGAGCTCACCGTGCTGGTGCTGGCGAACCTCGCCGCCACGGTGCTCCGGTTCCTGCTCCTGCGCGGCTGGGTGTTCAACCCGCGCCGCCAGACCACCTCCCCGAAGGAGTACTGA
- a CDS encoding ArnT family glycosyltransferase, which yields MTAVLPAPVSEPRHRRVSAAHAPPRWVRPAVFGLLAATAVLYFWNLTASGYGNSFYAAAVQSGTQSWKAWLFGSLDSGNVLTVDKPPAALWAGTAFARVFGFSSFTVLAPQALMGVASVGILYLTVKRGSGPVAGLLAGAMLAVTPVAALMFRFNNPDALLVLLMVAAAYFVVRATEKASPRWLALAGVAIGFGFLTKMMQAFLVLPAFGLAYLLAAPTSLTRRLLHLGGAVVALVVSAGWYIALVDLWPTASRPYIGGSEGDSLLELALGYNGLGRIFGGEGNGGMGGGGMGGNTGFGGSTGLFRMFGASFGTEISWLLPAALIGLVAGLWFTRRAPRTDATRAALLLWGGWLVVTALVFSFMSGTVHPYYSVALAPAIAALVAISGRALWQGRAHLAPRAVLAGMVVATAVWSFILLDRTPDWFPALRWIVAVLGVLVGTVLAMGVPASRRLVAVVAASVVLTIGVSSAAYGVETASVAHSGSIPTSGPTSGAMGGGFGGGFDESSSEIGTLLARTTTKWAAATTGSQSAASLELAGGKAVIGIGGWSGSDPAPTLAEFKAYVAAGEVKYYIEGGRGGGPGGGSSEITEWVTANFTATTVDGQTVYDLQS from the coding sequence ATGACCGCCGTCCTGCCCGCCCCGGTCTCCGAACCCCGGCACCGCAGGGTGTCCGCCGCGCACGCCCCACCGCGCTGGGTCCGCCCGGCGGTGTTCGGGCTGCTGGCCGCGACCGCGGTGCTGTACTTCTGGAACCTCACCGCGTCCGGCTACGGCAACTCGTTCTACGCCGCCGCCGTCCAGTCCGGGACGCAGAGCTGGAAGGCCTGGCTGTTCGGGTCGCTGGACTCGGGCAACGTGCTGACCGTCGACAAGCCGCCCGCGGCGCTGTGGGCCGGCACGGCGTTCGCCCGGGTCTTCGGGTTCTCGAGCTTCACCGTGCTGGCCCCGCAGGCGCTGATGGGCGTCGCGTCCGTCGGGATCCTGTACCTGACGGTGAAGCGGGGTTCGGGTCCGGTCGCCGGGCTGCTGGCGGGGGCGATGCTGGCGGTGACGCCGGTGGCCGCGCTGATGTTCCGCTTCAACAACCCCGACGCGCTGCTCGTGCTGCTGATGGTCGCGGCCGCCTACTTCGTCGTGCGCGCCACGGAAAAGGCGAGCCCGCGGTGGCTCGCGCTGGCCGGCGTGGCGATCGGCTTCGGGTTCCTGACGAAGATGATGCAGGCGTTCCTGGTGCTGCCGGCGTTCGGGCTGGCGTACCTGCTCGCGGCGCCGACGTCACTGACCAGGCGCCTGCTGCACCTCGGCGGCGCGGTCGTGGCGCTGGTCGTCTCGGCGGGCTGGTACATCGCGCTGGTGGACCTGTGGCCGACGGCGTCGCGGCCCTACATCGGCGGGTCCGAAGGGGACAGTCTGCTCGAACTCGCGTTGGGCTACAACGGGTTGGGCCGCATCTTCGGCGGCGAGGGCAACGGCGGCATGGGCGGCGGCGGCATGGGCGGCAACACCGGCTTCGGCGGTTCCACGGGGCTGTTCCGGATGTTCGGCGCCAGTTTCGGCACGGAGATCTCGTGGCTGCTGCCCGCCGCGCTGATCGGGCTGGTCGCCGGGCTGTGGTTCACGCGCCGCGCGCCGCGCACGGACGCGACCCGGGCGGCGCTGCTGCTCTGGGGTGGCTGGCTGGTCGTGACGGCGCTGGTCTTCAGCTTCATGAGCGGCACCGTGCACCCGTACTACTCGGTGGCGCTGGCACCGGCGATCGCCGCGCTGGTCGCGATCTCGGGTCGCGCGCTGTGGCAGGGCCGGGCGCACCTGGCGCCGCGGGCGGTGCTGGCGGGCATGGTGGTGGCGACGGCGGTGTGGTCGTTCATCCTGCTGGACCGGACGCCGGACTGGTTCCCGGCGCTGCGGTGGATCGTCGCGGTGCTCGGTGTGCTGGTCGGCACGGTGCTGGCGATGGGCGTGCCCGCTTCTCGCCGCTTGGTCGCGGTCGTGGCGGCGTCGGTGGTCCTGACGATCGGCGTGTCGTCGGCGGCGTACGGCGTCGAGACGGCGTCGGTGGCGCACAGCGGTTCGATCCCGACGTCGGGCCCGACGTCGGGTGCGATGGGCGGCGGTTTCGGTGGCGGCTTCGACGAATCGTCGAGCGAGATCGGGACCTTGCTGGCCCGGACGACGACGAAGTGGGCGGCGGCGACCACGGGCTCGCAGAGCGCGGCGTCGCTGGAGCTGGCCGGCGGCAAGGCGGTGATCGGCATCGGCGGCTGGAGCGGCTCGGACCCGGCGCCGACGCTGGCGGAGTTCAAGGCGTACGTGGCTGCGGGTGAGGTCAAGTACTACATCGAGGGCGGCCGCGGCGGCGGGCCCGGTGGTGGCTCGTCGGAGATCACGGAATGGGTGACGGCGAACTTCACCGCCACCACGGTCGACGGCCAGACCGTGTACGACCTGCAGAGCTGA
- a CDS encoding nuclear transport factor 2 family protein, whose amino-acid sequence MDDHRALENLIFSYAALVDAGDFAGVGELFAEGAFAGSGGVVRGAAEVERMLRESVIVYEDGTPRTKHVTTNVALEVSGATASGRAYFTVLQAVPGLPLQTIAAGRYADSFTRGESGWRFSERRVTVDLVGDVSRHLRS is encoded by the coding sequence GTGGACGACCACCGGGCGCTGGAGAACCTGATCTTTTCGTACGCGGCGCTGGTGGACGCGGGTGACTTCGCCGGGGTCGGCGAGCTGTTCGCGGAGGGAGCGTTCGCAGGCAGCGGCGGCGTGGTGCGGGGCGCGGCGGAGGTCGAGCGGATGCTGCGCGAGTCGGTGATCGTGTACGAGGACGGCACGCCGCGGACCAAGCACGTGACGACGAACGTGGCACTCGAGGTGTCCGGTGCGACGGCGTCGGGCCGTGCGTACTTCACGGTCCTGCAGGCGGTTCCCGGCCTGCCCCTGCAGACGATCGCGGCGGGGCGCTATGCGGACAGCTTCACGCGAGGGGAGAGCGGCTGGCGCTTCAGCGAACGCCGAGTCACCGTCGACCTCGTCGGCGACGTCAGCCGTCACCTGCGATCATGA
- a CDS encoding twin-arginine translocation signal domain-containing protein, whose protein sequence is MDRRSLLKIGAATVAGVALTGTGTALADTGLPPVAGMLGDRRANELWYQLDEISLYHPSQEVQDAYAVLFPFIQQNAPEGLYEKWRELSREPGYPRNYAEFAQPVEGPLKTLSKLQLDNFDRFYRGDDVGLATAFAAFGQGVLFDPRRAAQESEVHTMNGNPPNGYHFWHSIVRAQMFLGIDRHRWARIDAMIGFAWALQSLAKPDHRHVNPGLPRDQVRALARYWLPRSPAQLDRDFQAAPYPA, encoded by the coding sequence GTGGATCGCCGTAGCCTGCTCAAAATCGGGGCTGCCACCGTCGCCGGGGTTGCGCTGACCGGCACCGGGACCGCGCTGGCCGACACCGGGCTGCCGCCCGTGGCCGGGATGCTCGGTGACCGGCGGGCCAACGAACTCTGGTACCAGCTCGACGAAATCTCGCTGTACCACCCGTCCCAGGAAGTGCAGGACGCCTACGCCGTGCTCTTCCCCTTCATCCAGCAGAACGCTCCCGAAGGCCTGTACGAAAAGTGGCGGGAGCTCAGCCGGGAACCGGGTTACCCGCGGAACTACGCCGAGTTCGCCCAGCCGGTCGAAGGACCGCTGAAGACCCTCTCGAAACTGCAGCTCGACAACTTCGACCGCTTCTACCGCGGTGACGACGTCGGTCTGGCCACCGCCTTCGCCGCCTTCGGGCAGGGTGTGCTCTTCGACCCGCGGCGGGCGGCGCAGGAGTCGGAGGTGCACACCATGAACGGGAACCCGCCGAACGGCTACCACTTCTGGCACTCCATCGTGCGCGCGCAGATGTTCCTCGGCATCGACCGGCACCGGTGGGCGCGGATCGACGCGATGATCGGCTTCGCCTGGGCGCTGCAGTCACTCGCGAAACCCGACCACCGGCACGTCAACCCCGGCCTGCCGCGTGACCAGGTCCGCGCGCTGGCCCGGTACTGGCTGCCGCGCTCCCCCGCCCAGCTCGACCGGGACTTCCAGGCGGCGCCCTACCCCGCCTGA
- a CDS encoding AfsR/SARP family transcriptional regulator produces MEFRILGPLTVSRADGRPAALGGRKPRTLLAALLLARGRVVPDERLISLLWEGERPSTVDAQVCTYASRLRKALGRPARLVRHGGGYLLTPGGTVDAEEFERLAAEGHDELRAERPARAAGLFRAALDLWRGPVLAGIAEPLRAGEAARFDELRLAALEGRLEAEIAAGDHLRAVPDATAFVHEHPMRERARALLMSALCASGRPADAIAVYHRGRHLLDERLGIAPGPALRAAYQRVLDAQAG; encoded by the coding sequence ATGGAGTTCCGGATTCTCGGGCCGCTGACGGTGTCGCGCGCCGACGGGCGGCCGGCCGCGCTCGGCGGGCGCAAGCCGCGGACGCTGCTGGCCGCGTTGCTGCTGGCCCGCGGGCGGGTGGTGCCCGACGAACGGCTGATTTCGCTGCTGTGGGAAGGCGAACGCCCGTCGACGGTCGACGCGCAGGTCTGCACGTACGCGTCCCGGCTGCGCAAGGCGCTCGGGCGGCCGGCGCGGCTCGTCCGGCACGGCGGCGGGTACCTGCTGACGCCGGGCGGCACCGTCGACGCCGAGGAGTTCGAGCGGCTGGCCGCCGAAGGGCACGACGAGCTGCGCGCGGAGCGGCCGGCCCGCGCGGCGGGGCTGTTCCGCGCCGCGCTGGACCTGTGGCGCGGCCCGGTCCTCGCCGGCATCGCCGAACCGCTCCGCGCGGGCGAGGCGGCGCGGTTCGACGAGCTGCGGCTGGCGGCGCTGGAGGGCCGGCTCGAAGCCGAGATCGCGGCGGGCGACCACCTGCGCGCGGTGCCCGACGCGACCGCGTTCGTCCACGAGCACCCGATGCGGGAACGCGCGCGGGCCCTGCTCATGTCCGCGCTGTGCGCGAGCGGCCGCCCGGCGGACGCGATCGCGGTGTACCACCGGGGCCGCCACCTCCTCGACGAGCGGCTCGGGATCGCGCCGGGCCCCGCGCTGCGGGCGGCGTACCAGCGGGTGCTGGACGCTCAGGCGGGGTAG
- a CDS encoding PP2C family protein-serine/threonine phosphatase: MITTRPEYPRWHTASAQGPRSLNADAVGAYAAAGGPGIAFALADGVGDDPAAARAARTAAAAAARTPVHKGPVEAVLAAQRAVREQTLGDAVLVVAMPAEHGGYRIAWVGDARAYAWNGTALSRLTTDHTLAEFFRARHQPVTPRMEHVVTTSVRTAEPHEIGTAETTSAGLLLTSDGVHKPLTGSGIRAVLAQPGTGAADLVEAALARGGTDNATALYVEPLEVVDSTTVRFPVAA; encoded by the coding sequence ATGATCACCACACGTCCGGAGTACCCGCGCTGGCACACCGCGAGTGCGCAGGGCCCGCGCTCACTCAACGCCGACGCCGTCGGGGCGTACGCCGCGGCCGGCGGACCAGGCATCGCGTTCGCTCTCGCCGACGGCGTCGGTGACGACCCGGCCGCCGCGCGCGCCGCCCGCACGGCCGCCGCGGCCGCCGCGCGCACGCCTGTCCACAAAGGACCTGTGGAGGCGGTGCTGGCCGCCCAGCGCGCGGTGCGCGAGCAGACGCTCGGGGACGCGGTGCTCGTCGTCGCGATGCCGGCCGAGCACGGCGGCTACCGCATCGCCTGGGTCGGCGACGCCCGCGCGTACGCCTGGAACGGCACGGCGTTGAGCCGCCTGACGACGGACCACACGCTGGCCGAGTTCTTCCGCGCCCGCCACCAGCCGGTGACGCCCCGGATGGAGCACGTGGTGACGACCAGCGTCCGCACCGCGGAGCCGCACGAGATCGGCACGGCGGAGACGACGAGCGCGGGCCTGCTCTTGACCAGCGACGGCGTCCACAAGCCGCTCACCGGAAGCGGCATCCGAGCGGTGCTGGCCCAGCCGGGCACGGGCGCGGCGGATCTGGTCGAGGCGGCGCTGGCCCGCGGCGGGACGGACAACGCGACGGCGCTCTACGTCGAGCCTTTGGAGGTCGTCGACAGCACGACGGTGCGATTTCCCGTCGCCGCGTAA
- a CDS encoding zinc finger protein, which translates to MLRWQQAEGKRHALNGPFPPRPEEQFVALCGEEVTVAVRDVPQLGGHWFDPTCTACESAWLARC; encoded by the coding sequence ATGTTGAGGTGGCAGCAAGCGGAGGGAAAGCGCCACGCGCTCAACGGGCCGTTCCCTCCGCGTCCCGAAGAACAGTTCGTCGCCCTGTGCGGGGAAGAAGTGACCGTTGCCGTGCGGGATGTTCCGCAGCTTGGTGGGCATTGGTTCGATCCGACCTGCACCGCGTGCGAGTCGGCGTGGCTGGCGCGGTGCTGA